A genomic stretch from Antarcticibacterium flavum includes:
- a CDS encoding vanadium-dependent haloperoxidase, whose protein sequence is MKKLQIWLFALGVCVAMTSCSKEEVSNRADSTEKASLSFGAILHDMEANRLASKQSLEELPQCTDDAVSYVMIILSRNGTNVVGTQQQPFRIDLVPDQLFTEEAPELELDPGIYSLDYFGVYNAAGDLIWVAPGSGIFSEFLNFPLPLEIDLRAGVKKYVEVSVLCFDDRFVNEYGYLFFDLDTNRAIEFCVFGNYCDETGRHYPAAFSVDIWSYSNGETGAQLYANVANTVAMNDAGDYAGAPVCFALPDTDGPDEYYVEITLLNSDAYGNVTEEVIRSGVITDEDVRNLFDGDDAVDYFHFREGACNLDDSPDIFGDDGTADAYSNETVLEWNELVAASINQQMPQPLEVKAYAMITLAMHDALNNVVPKYETYALDNSQVDTEGLSTEELHLMADAAVSQAARDVLVQLRPAATTAADELLALILSQIPDSDQKEQGIQVGMDAAAAVLAKRASDPALGFETYPGGTEPGEYRVDYLPYVNANPPVWPANTVYGANLGELPPFGILSSDQFMDEGPYPLNSAEYIADYNEVKTLGCANCPARTAEQLEIGLFWIEGPSSSMNRIARDIIVQRDLDGWEAARLIALIQMAIMDSYIASFEEKFHFTFWRPISAIRNGDTDGVEATIGDETWMSHSITPPNPEFPSSHSYAAGAVAEIFKAYFNSDQLNLTVISPYTLPGVERQMTSFSQISNEKTIFGLYIGHDFRHGLEVGQRNGEELGAYIYENNLREK, encoded by the coding sequence ATGAAAAAACTACAAATTTGGCTATTTGCACTAGGGGTGTGCGTAGCCATGACTTCCTGTAGCAAGGAAGAGGTATCGAATCGAGCCGATTCTACCGAAAAAGCCAGCCTTTCCTTTGGTGCTATCCTCCATGATATGGAGGCCAACAGGCTTGCTTCCAAACAATCTTTGGAGGAGTTACCGCAGTGTACAGATGACGCAGTCTCTTATGTTATGATCATTCTTTCCAGAAATGGCACAAATGTGGTGGGTACCCAGCAGCAGCCATTCAGGATAGACCTGGTTCCAGATCAATTGTTTACTGAAGAAGCACCAGAGCTGGAATTAGATCCTGGAATCTATTCCCTGGATTATTTTGGAGTTTACAATGCGGCAGGGGACCTTATTTGGGTTGCACCTGGCTCCGGAATTTTTAGTGAATTTCTGAATTTTCCCTTGCCACTTGAAATTGATCTCAGAGCAGGGGTTAAAAAATATGTGGAAGTATCTGTTCTTTGCTTTGATGACCGGTTTGTAAATGAATACGGATACCTGTTCTTTGATCTTGATACCAACCGGGCTATTGAATTTTGTGTTTTTGGTAATTACTGTGATGAAACAGGCAGGCATTATCCTGCTGCATTTAGCGTGGATATTTGGTCCTATAGCAATGGAGAGACCGGCGCACAGTTATACGCCAATGTTGCGAATACCGTAGCTATGAATGATGCCGGGGATTATGCAGGCGCACCTGTTTGTTTTGCCCTGCCCGATACTGATGGTCCAGATGAATATTATGTTGAAATTACCTTATTGAATTCTGATGCCTATGGAAATGTTACTGAAGAAGTCATACGCAGCGGAGTGATAACAGATGAGGATGTAAGAAATCTTTTTGACGGGGATGATGCTGTAGATTATTTCCACTTTAGAGAAGGGGCCTGTAATCTTGATGATTCCCCCGATATTTTTGGGGATGATGGAACGGCAGATGCTTACAGCAATGAGACTGTACTGGAATGGAACGAGCTGGTAGCCGCATCTATAAATCAACAAATGCCCCAACCGCTGGAGGTGAAAGCTTATGCGATGATCACCCTGGCGATGCACGACGCTCTAAATAATGTAGTGCCAAAATATGAAACCTACGCCCTGGATAATTCCCAGGTTGATACCGAAGGTTTATCTACAGAAGAACTACATTTAATGGCAGATGCTGCCGTTTCTCAGGCTGCAAGGGATGTGCTTGTGCAGCTTCGTCCTGCCGCAACAACAGCGGCAGATGAACTTCTGGCCTTAATACTTTCCCAAATCCCAGATTCAGATCAAAAGGAGCAGGGTATCCAAGTTGGTATGGATGCTGCCGCTGCTGTATTGGCAAAAAGAGCAAGTGATCCAGCCTTAGGATTTGAAACCTACCCGGGAGGTACAGAGCCGGGTGAATATCGGGTTGATTATTTACCTTACGTGAATGCCAATCCGCCCGTATGGCCTGCAAACACAGTCTATGGTGCCAATTTGGGGGAACTTCCACCATTTGGGATTCTATCCAGCGACCAATTTATGGATGAAGGTCCCTATCCTTTAAATTCTGCAGAATATATAGCAGATTATAACGAGGTGAAAACCCTGGGATGTGCCAACTGTCCGGCAAGGACTGCAGAACAACTGGAAATTGGATTATTTTGGATAGAAGGCCCTTCAAGTTCAATGAACCGTATTGCCAGGGACATTATTGTACAAAGAGATCTTGATGGTTGGGAAGCTGCCAGGCTTATTGCTCTTATTCAAATGGCGATAATGGATTCTTATATAGCCTCTTTTGAGGAAAAGTTCCACTTTACATTCTGGAGGCCCATTTCAGCTATAAGGAATGGGGATACAGATGGGGTTGAAGCAACCATAGGAGATGAGACCTGGATGTCCCATTCAATAACCCCGCCAAATCCTGAATTTCCTTCTTCTCACTCCTACGCTGCAGGCGCTGTTGCAGAGATTTTTAAAGCTTATTTCAATAGCGACCAGCTTAACCTTACCGTTATAAGCCCTTATACCTTACCGGGAGTTGAACGTCAAATGACCAGTTTCTCACAAATATCCAATGAGAAAACGATTTTTGGTCTATACATAGGTCACGACTTTAGGCACGGTTTGGAAGTTGGTCAAAGGAATGGTGAGGAACTTGGAGCATATATCTACGAGAATAATTTAAGAGAAAAATAG